From Rhodoferax sp. AJA081-3, the proteins below share one genomic window:
- a CDS encoding ABC transporter ATP-binding protein: MLELFSISKDWQARVLLRDVSLRVAPGETVATLGPSGSGKSTLLKIIAGLEPLDAGRVVFDGEDITQQPPERRRFALMFQDFALFPHLDVQDNVAFGLVEQGLRKPEARTQARAMLQRFGLQDFAHARVTQLSGGEQQRVALARALITRPRVLLLDEPFSALDAEMRLQLREEFRQRIAEFNMAAILVTHDEAEARAMGTRGYRVVQGGLQVVW; the protein is encoded by the coding sequence ATGCTTGAGTTGTTTTCCATTTCCAAAGACTGGCAGGCCCGCGTGCTGCTGCGCGATGTCAGCCTGAGAGTGGCTCCCGGCGAGACGGTGGCCACTCTCGGCCCGTCCGGCAGCGGCAAGAGTACGCTGCTCAAAATCATCGCCGGGCTGGAGCCGCTGGACGCGGGCCGCGTTGTGTTTGATGGTGAAGACATCACCCAGCAACCACCCGAACGCCGCCGCTTCGCGCTGATGTTCCAGGACTTTGCGCTGTTCCCCCACCTGGACGTGCAAGACAACGTGGCCTTTGGCCTGGTAGAGCAGGGCCTGCGCAAGCCGGAGGCCCGAACGCAAGCGCGGGCCATGCTGCAGCGTTTTGGCCTGCAGGACTTTGCCCATGCGCGTGTGACGCAGCTATCGGGTGGCGAGCAGCAGCGCGTGGCCCTGGCCCGCGCGCTCATCACCCGCCCGCGAGTGTTGCTGCTGGACGAACCGTTCTCTGCGCTGGATGCCGAGATGCGCCTGCAACTGCGTGAAGAGTTTCGCCAGCGTATTGCGGAGTTCAATATGGCAGCGATTCTGGTGACGCACGACGAGGCCGAGGCGCGGGCCATGGGGACGCGGGGGTATCGGGTGGTGCAGGGTGGGCTGCAGGTTGTTTGGTGA
- a CDS encoding YkvA family protein has protein sequence MLATLKAQARQLKQHTLTVYYAARDPRTPAYVRVLALLVAAYALSPIDLIPDFIPVIGIC, from the coding sequence ATGCTCGCCACCCTAAAAGCCCAAGCCCGGCAACTCAAGCAACACACGCTCACGGTGTACTACGCCGCGCGTGATCCGCGCACGCCGGCCTATGTGCGGGTGCTGGCCCTGCTGGTGGCGGCGTATGCGCTCAGCCCCATCGACCTCATTCCCGATTTCATTCCCGTCATTGGGATTTGCTGA
- a CDS encoding type II toxin-antitoxin system RelE/ParE family toxin: MTWDVEYTDEFGEWWGSLTEEEQVSLAASVQLLEERGPALGHPHSSGINGSKHGHMRELRTQHGGRPFRTLYAFDPRRMAILLIGGDKTGDNRWYEIHVPVADRLYDEHLEQLRREGER, encoded by the coding sequence ATGACTTGGGACGTTGAATACACCGACGAATTTGGTGAATGGTGGGGCAGTCTCACCGAGGAAGAGCAAGTGTCCTTGGCTGCTTCGGTGCAACTGCTGGAAGAGCGAGGTCCAGCGTTGGGACACCCCCATAGCAGCGGCATCAATGGCTCCAAACACGGCCACATGCGCGAGCTGCGTACGCAACATGGCGGTCGACCTTTTAGAACGCTATACGCTTTTGACCCGCGCCGAATGGCCATTTTGTTGATAGGTGGCGACAAGACGGGCGACAACCGTTGGTATGAAATACATGTCCCCGTTGCGGACCGACTGTATGACGAACACCTGGAACAACTTCGACGAGAAGGAGAGAGATAG
- a CDS encoding XRE family transcriptional regulator, with product MAKKFSELRANMSAPAREKSDSKAKVMLAEMPLHELRQARGLSQKMLAEVLHVQQPSIAKIEKRTDMYLSTLRSHIEAMGGELDVIARFPDGSVKINNFSDLGSTASSR from the coding sequence ATGGCTAAGAAATTTTCTGAACTGCGCGCCAACATGAGTGCACCCGCACGTGAAAAGTCGGACAGCAAGGCCAAAGTGATGTTGGCGGAAATGCCTCTGCATGAGCTTCGTCAAGCGCGTGGCCTGTCTCAGAAGATGCTGGCTGAGGTGCTGCATGTGCAGCAACCGTCTATTGCCAAAATCGAGAAACGGACAGACATGTACTTGTCCACTTTGCGCAGCCACATCGAAGCAATGGGCGGTGAGCTGGATGTGATTGCGCGGTTTCCGGATGGATCGGTAAAGATCAATAACTTTTCTGACTTGGGTAGTACTGCATCTTCGCGATAG
- a CDS encoding YkvA family protein, whose amino-acid sequence MLAALKAQARQLKQHTLTVYYAARDPRTPAYVRVLALLVAAYALSPIDLIPDFIPVIGYLDDLLIVPLGLALVVRLTPPEVLESARAQALQAGSKPVSYAAAACFVLLWLVVAWFAVRWGLSVFGHYPP is encoded by the coding sequence ATGCTCGCCGCCCTAAAAGCCCAAGCCCGGCAACTCAAGCAACACACGCTCACGGTGTACTACGCCGCGCGTGACCCGCGCACACCTGCCTATGTGAGAGTGCTGGCCCTGCTGGTGGCGGCCTATGCGCTCAGCCCCATAGATCTCATTCCCGATTTCATTCCCGTTATTGGTTATCTGGACGATCTGCTGATCGTGCCGCTGGGCCTGGCCCTGGTGGTGCGGCTCACGCCGCCCGAGGTGTTGGAGTCTGCGCGGGCCCAAGCGCTGCAGGCCGGCAGCAAGCCGGTCAGCTACGCAGCCGCAGCATGTTTTGTGCTTCTGTGGCTGGTGGTGGCGTGGTTTGCTGTACGGTGGGGCTTAAGCGTTTTTGGCCACTACCCCCCGTGA
- a CDS encoding YihY/virulence factor BrkB family protein produces MNKVWGMFSQMFEAWSDDYVPSMGAALAYYTLFSLAPLLLIVIAIAGLVFGQDAARGEIEAQLRSLMGEGSALAVQEMLTSVRKPAEGVTATIIGVCLLLIGATTVFGELQDTLNRIWKVPARNRVGGWIALVRSRVLSFGMVMALGFLLVVSLVFSAALAVAGRWWGPLFGEWQLLATVADSLSSFVVVAILFALIYKTMPTVQIKWGDVWVGAVVTALLFTLGKSLIGLYIGRSGVVTGFGAAGSLVVVMLWVYYSAQIFLIGAEFTWIYANTFGSRRLKATTIPQTLPNQ; encoded by the coding sequence ATGAACAAAGTGTGGGGCATGTTTAGTCAGATGTTTGAAGCCTGGTCAGACGACTACGTGCCCAGCATGGGCGCCGCACTGGCCTACTACACCCTGTTTTCGCTGGCGCCACTGTTACTCATCGTGATTGCCATCGCCGGTCTGGTGTTTGGCCAAGACGCAGCACGCGGTGAGATAGAAGCGCAACTGCGCTCCCTGATGGGCGAAGGCAGCGCGCTGGCCGTGCAGGAGATGCTGACCAGTGTGCGCAAGCCTGCAGAGGGAGTGACCGCCACCATCATCGGCGTCTGCTTGTTGTTGATAGGCGCGACAACCGTATTTGGCGAATTACAAGACACCTTAAACCGCATCTGGAAAGTACCTGCACGCAACAGGGTGGGCGGCTGGATCGCTTTGGTGCGCTCACGCGTGCTGTCTTTTGGCATGGTCATGGCGCTGGGGTTTCTGCTGGTCGTCTCGCTGGTATTCAGCGCGGCGCTGGCCGTAGCCGGCCGCTGGTGGGGGCCGCTGTTTGGTGAATGGCAACTGCTGGCCACGGTCGCCGATTCGCTGAGCAGTTTTGTCGTGGTGGCGATCCTGTTTGCCTTAATCTACAAAACCATGCCGACGGTGCAAATCAAATGGGGCGACGTGTGGGTGGGTGCGGTGGTCACCGCCCTGCTATTCACGCTGGGCAAATCCCTGATCGGCCTCTACATCGGGCGCAGCGGCGTGGTCACAGGCTTTGGCGCGGCGGGCTCGCTGGTGGTGGTGATGCTGTGGGTGTATTACTCGGCCCAGATATTTCTGATCGGGGCAGAGTTCACGTGGATCTATGCCAACACCTTTGGCTCGCGGCGGTTGAAGGCTACCACCATCCCACAGACGCTACCAAATCAATAG
- a CDS encoding DUF2177 family protein, translating to MNTKYLAAYAGTAIAMVAMDMVWLGLIAKPLYQQGIGHLMADTPNIPVAVLFYLLYALGVVIFAVSPQTGGADWAKTITMAALFGFFAYATYDLTNLATLRGWPWTLSLIDVLWGTFVSAMAAAGGKAAMDWAARQT from the coding sequence ATGAACACCAAGTATCTGGCCGCTTACGCTGGCACAGCCATCGCCATGGTTGCAATGGACATGGTGTGGCTGGGGCTGATCGCCAAGCCGCTGTACCAGCAAGGCATTGGGCACCTGATGGCGGACACGCCCAATATCCCGGTTGCGGTGTTGTTCTACCTGCTCTATGCGCTGGGCGTCGTCATCTTTGCGGTGAGCCCCCAAACGGGCGGCGCAGATTGGGCCAAGACCATCACCATGGCCGCCCTGTTCGGCTTCTTTGCTTACGCCACCTACGACCTCACCAACCTTGCCACTTTGCGCGGCTGGCCGTGGACCTTGTCGCTGATCGATGTGCTCTGGGGTACCTTTGTCAGTGCCATGGCCGCAGCGGGCGGCAAGGCAGCCATGGACTGGGCAGCCCGCCAGACTTGA
- a CDS encoding ParD-like family protein produces MGIVKISDQMHENLRVVGTALSRSINAQAEHWMRVGMLTEMHPELDHREICQLLIRAELNGGLDIAGAVNPPPSKRAASTVEKH; encoded by the coding sequence ATGGGTATCGTCAAAATTTCGGATCAGATGCACGAGAACTTGCGGGTGGTGGGCACTGCGCTGAGCCGGTCTATCAATGCACAGGCAGAACACTGGATGCGGGTTGGCATGCTGACCGAGATGCACCCGGAATTGGACCACCGCGAAATCTGCCAACTGCTGATTCGGGCCGAACTTAATGGGGGGCTGGACATTGCCGGGGCGGTCAATCCCCCGCCGAGCAAGCGCGCGGCATCTACGGTTGAAAAGCACTGA
- the map gene encoding type I methionyl aminopeptidase — MAFDVVIKSAEGISKARRAGQLAAEVLAMIEPHVVPGVSTEALDRLCHDYIVQVQGAIPANEGYLGYTKTILTSVNQVVCHGLPSPDQILKKGDIVNIDVAVNKDGWFGDTSRMFFVGEPSPLARRLVETTYEAMLAGIQQVKPGATLGDVGHAIQSVAHREHFSVVREYCGHGIGQVYHEDPQVLHYGQRGHGLRLEVGMVFTIEPMLNAGKRDTKQLADGWTVVTKDRSLSAQWEHMVAVTPEGYEVLTAWPGGTGAYAPVSARVVA, encoded by the coding sequence ATGGCTTTCGACGTAGTCATCAAGTCCGCCGAAGGCATATCCAAGGCGCGGCGGGCCGGCCAGCTGGCTGCAGAGGTGCTGGCCATGATCGAGCCCCACGTGGTGCCGGGGGTCAGCACCGAGGCACTGGACCGCCTGTGCCACGACTACATCGTGCAGGTGCAGGGCGCCATTCCGGCCAACGAGGGTTATCTCGGCTACACCAAGACCATACTCACGTCAGTCAACCAGGTGGTGTGCCATGGCCTCCCGTCGCCCGACCAGATTCTGAAAAAAGGCGACATCGTCAACATTGACGTGGCGGTCAACAAGGACGGCTGGTTTGGTGACACCAGCCGCATGTTTTTTGTGGGCGAACCCAGCCCGCTGGCCCGCCGCCTGGTGGAAACGACCTACGAAGCCATGCTGGCCGGCATCCAGCAGGTCAAGCCCGGCGCGACGCTGGGCGATGTGGGCCATGCCATCCAGTCGGTTGCGCACCGGGAGCATTTCAGCGTGGTGCGCGAATACTGCGGACACGGCATAGGGCAGGTCTACCACGAAGACCCGCAGGTGTTGCACTACGGGCAGCGCGGGCACGGGCTCAGGCTGGAGGTGGGCATGGTGTTCACGATAGAGCCCATGCTCAACGCAGGCAAACGCGACACCAAACAACTGGCCGATGGCTGGACCGTGGTGACCAAGGACCGGTCACTCTCAGCCCAGTGGGAACACATGGTGGCGGTGACGCCTGAAGGGTACGAAGTGCTGACCGCCTGGCCTGGCGGCACAGGAGCCTACGCGCCAGTATCTGCCCGCGTTGTGGCGTAG
- a CDS encoding AI-2E family transporter produces MTPSDEQAHGVSQNRALLPLMVVATLALGWILVPFYGAIMWGAIIALLFMPVHRRLLARYKWQRTPTALLTMALILVVLILPFALLMAALAQEVSHFYTLVQSGEVNPTRYFRDVFNALPDWVGALLDRFGLVNFSALQRRVSAALAQGSQFLATQALGIGQLTVEFITSLFISLYLAFFLLRDGESLARTLRNAVPLAPEHKRELISKFTTVIRATVKGNLLVAVIQGALGGLAFWVLGVGGALLWAVLMAFLSLLPAIGAGLVWLPVALYFFVTGGIWQGIALCAWGVLVIGLVDNLLRPILVGKDTRMPDYVVMITTLGGMVVFGINGFVIGPAIAAMFMAVWHIYATTRADTGA; encoded by the coding sequence ATGACCCCCAGCGACGAACAAGCCCACGGTGTAAGCCAGAACCGCGCCCTGCTGCCGCTGATGGTGGTGGCAACTCTGGCGCTGGGCTGGATACTGGTGCCGTTTTACGGTGCCATCATGTGGGGCGCCATCATTGCGCTGTTGTTCATGCCCGTGCACCGGCGGCTATTGGCCCGGTACAAGTGGCAGCGCACGCCGACTGCCCTGCTCACCATGGCCTTGATTCTGGTGGTGCTGATTCTTCCGTTTGCGCTGCTGATGGCCGCCCTGGCGCAAGAGGTTTCCCACTTCTACACACTGGTGCAGTCGGGCGAGGTCAACCCCACCCGCTACTTCCGCGATGTGTTCAACGCCCTGCCCGACTGGGTGGGCGCGCTGCTGGACCGCTTTGGCCTGGTCAACTTCTCGGCCCTGCAGCGCCGCGTCAGCGCCGCGCTGGCGCAGGGCAGTCAGTTTCTGGCTACACAGGCGCTGGGCATTGGCCAGTTGACGGTTGAATTCATCACCAGTCTCTTTATCTCCCTGTACCTGGCGTTCTTTTTGCTGCGCGATGGCGAGAGCTTGGCCCGCACCCTGCGCAATGCGGTGCCACTGGCACCAGAGCACAAAAGAGAGTTGATCAGCAAGTTCACCACCGTGATCCGTGCCACGGTCAAAGGTAACCTGCTGGTGGCAGTTATCCAGGGCGCGCTGGGCGGTCTGGCATTTTGGGTACTGGGCGTGGGCGGCGCCTTGTTGTGGGCGGTGCTGATGGCATTTTTATCGCTGTTGCCGGCCATAGGCGCAGGGCTGGTGTGGCTGCCGGTGGCCTTGTACTTCTTCGTAACGGGTGGCATCTGGCAAGGCATTGCGCTGTGCGCCTGGGGTGTGCTGGTGATTGGCCTGGTCGACAACCTGCTGCGCCCCATTCTGGTGGGCAAAGACACCCGTATGCCCGACTACGTGGTGATGATCACCACGCTGGGCGGCATGGTGGTGTTTGGCATCAACGGCTTTGTGATCGGCCCTGCGATTGCCGCCATGTTCATGGCGGTCTGGCACATCTACGCCACAACGCGGGCAGATACTGGCGCGTAG
- a CDS encoding GNAT family N-acetyltransferase codes for MPTELSIRPATLHDVPHLVELATNTFRDTYRLLDDPDDIEAYVAEAFTADNFTALVQDPSSVLLVALAGEGQYVGYAHIAHTQPPPCVTGPAPVELSRLYLSESVIGNGYGAALMQAVHAVARRAGCQTVWLGVYDRNERARKFYTRWGFVDVGTKDFLFGGKLYADPIMAAAVPDF; via the coding sequence ATGCCCACAGAACTCAGCATTCGCCCAGCCACGCTTCATGATGTACCCCATCTGGTGGAGCTGGCCACCAATACCTTTCGCGACACCTACCGCCTGCTGGATGATCCGGATGACATAGAGGCTTATGTTGCGGAAGCCTTCACGGCCGACAACTTCACGGCCCTCGTGCAAGACCCGTCTTCCGTGTTGTTGGTGGCTCTGGCCGGGGAGGGGCAGTACGTGGGTTACGCCCACATCGCCCACACCCAGCCACCGCCCTGTGTAACGGGACCGGCACCGGTGGAGTTGTCGCGCCTCTACCTGAGCGAAAGTGTCATTGGCAATGGCTATGGCGCTGCGCTGATGCAAGCCGTGCACGCCGTGGCCCGGCGCGCTGGCTGCCAGACGGTCTGGCTGGGCGTCTATGACCGCAATGAACGTGCGCGCAAGTTCTACACGCGCTGGGGTTTTGTGGATGTGGGGACCAAGGATTTTTTGTTTGGTGGAAAGTTATATGCGGACCCCATCATGGCGGCGGCGGTGCCAGATTTTTGA
- a CDS encoding YceI family protein, whose protein sequence is MKPTAFLSAAVLALVCGVHAPAVAAPETYTIDSGHTFPRFSYSHMGLSTQLSRFSKTTGTVVLDKAAKTGSVDVVIDMKSVDTGLAVFNGHIQGEDFLDTAKYPTATFKSTKVVFDGDKPTAIEGDLTIKDVTKPVTLKVASYVNTVHPMLKRDAIGADASTVIKRSDFRAGKYAPNVGDEVTISIAIEAIKQ, encoded by the coding sequence ATGAAACCCACAGCATTCCTCAGCGCCGCCGTCCTCGCCCTTGTTTGCGGCGTCCACGCCCCGGCAGTTGCCGCGCCCGAGACCTACACCATCGACAGCGGCCACACCTTCCCCCGCTTCTCGTACAGCCACATGGGTTTGTCTACCCAACTGAGCCGCTTCAGCAAGACGACCGGCACCGTCGTGCTGGACAAGGCTGCAAAGACCGGCTCGGTCGACGTGGTCATCGACATGAAGAGTGTGGACACCGGTCTGGCCGTTTTCAATGGACACATCCAGGGTGAAGACTTTTTGGACACGGCCAAATACCCCACCGCCACCTTCAAATCCACCAAGGTGGTGTTTGACGGCGACAAACCCACGGCGATAGAGGGTGACCTGACGATCAAGGACGTGACCAAACCCGTCACTCTCAAGGTCGCCAGTTATGTGAACACCGTGCACCCCATGCTCAAGCGCGATGCCATTGGTGCAGATGCATCCACCGTTATCAAACGCTCCGACTTCCGCGCTGGCAAATACGCGCCCAATGTGGGGGACGAGGTGACCATCAGCATCGCCATTGAGGCTATCAAGCAATAG
- a CDS encoding YceI family protein: MNYSSLARTAAWVLLATLAGTSAQAQQKLLQPQSDISFVTKQMGVPLEGRFKKFDAQIAFDPAKPESGNIAFTIDIASATLGAAETDAELPKATWFNTVKFPQATFQSTAIKSLGGGKFEVAGKLAIKGNVRDAIVPVSLAQSGGTTTANGVFTIKRLAFKIGENEWADTSMVADDVQIKFKLALAGVAKI, translated from the coding sequence ATGAACTATTCAAGCCTTGCACGCACCGCGGCCTGGGTGCTGCTGGCCACTCTGGCAGGCACATCCGCACAGGCCCAACAGAAACTGCTGCAACCGCAAAGCGACATCAGCTTTGTGACCAAACAAATGGGCGTGCCGCTGGAAGGTCGCTTCAAGAAGTTCGATGCGCAAATCGCGTTTGACCCGGCCAAGCCAGAGAGCGGCAATATTGCTTTCACCATCGACATTGCCAGCGCCACACTGGGAGCGGCTGAGACCGATGCCGAGCTGCCCAAGGCCACCTGGTTCAACACGGTCAAGTTTCCACAGGCCACGTTCCAATCCACGGCCATTAAAAGCCTGGGTGGCGGCAAGTTTGAGGTAGCCGGCAAGCTGGCCATCAAGGGCAATGTGCGCGATGCCATCGTCCCCGTGTCGCTGGCCCAAAGCGGCGGCACCACCACGGCCAACGGCGTCTTCACCATCAAGCGCCTGGCCTTCAAGATTGGCGAAAACGAGTGGGCCGACACCTCCATGGTGGCCGACGACGTACAAATCAAATTCAAGCTGGCCCTGGCTGGCGTGGCAAAAATCTAA
- a CDS encoding cytochrome b, which produces MHSASAEARYHPVAMALHWILALALASIFAVGLYMADLPFSPQRLKLYNWHKWAGVFILLLSVARLATRLVQRPPALPVAIASAMPGWQTRAYHATHGMLYALFFAVPLLGWAYSSAAGFPIVLLGVLPLPDLVEANKALAETIKPWHAYSAYALAGIAALHVAAALKHHVVDRDGLLLRMLPGKR; this is translated from the coding sequence ATGCACTCCGCGTCCGCTGAAGCCCGCTACCACCCGGTGGCCATGGCTCTGCACTGGATACTGGCGTTGGCCCTGGCATCGATATTTGCCGTGGGCCTGTATATGGCGGACCTGCCGTTTTCACCCCAGCGGTTGAAGCTGTACAACTGGCACAAGTGGGCCGGAGTTTTTATCCTGCTGCTATCGGTGGCCCGCCTGGCCACCCGGCTGGTCCAACGCCCACCCGCGCTACCGGTTGCGATTGCATCTGCCATGCCGGGCTGGCAGACACGGGCCTACCACGCAACCCACGGCATGTTGTATGCACTGTTCTTTGCCGTGCCACTGCTGGGCTGGGCCTACAGCTCAGCGGCGGGCTTTCCCATCGTGCTGCTGGGCGTGTTGCCACTGCCCGACCTGGTGGAAGCCAACAAGGCACTGGCAGAGACCATCAAGCCGTGGCACGCCTACAGCGCCTATGCACTTGCCGGCATAGCCGCCCTGCATGTGGCCGCTGCACTCAAGCACCACGTGGTGGACCGCGATGGCCTGCTGCTGCGCATGTTGCCCGGCAAGCGTTGA